A single region of the Brachypodium distachyon strain Bd21 chromosome 3, Brachypodium_distachyon_v3.0, whole genome shotgun sequence genome encodes:
- the LOC100829212 gene encoding uncharacterized protein LOC100829212 — protein MMDDSSTRRHVSEGNHLGYVRSESMDSTGHPSAARSCSGLSRRSSRHSSRGSISMSREMGDSILSSMRHSLQSADQLLGDTDSSVLAQVIDSGDRVLVLEDYANEDTANILDQHKIGPLPDDTAKQICGNSSHGTGLPVPETSVDPKHASSSIKVEQYTLSRRLDYASYLIHLATFGFFGVFTRYGLQKLFGPGCLELTSNQSPLYLDLPSNMLGSFLMAWFGIIFKTDIRHISDHLIVGITTGYMGCLTTFSGWNQAMISMSSKGHWAYAIAGILLGIFIVNESIRVGAETGERLRSCILKCIKENSSIGSKCVWENLRVDTRTKHYVIIVVMMILLSFLWVLSIVLAAIKLGSLTDGAVLWLGCSVAPPGVWLRWYLARLNGQGIGKQRSLKWLPIGTLAANVLAAGIMAALAVTDKAVNTKQSTAVLNGIQFGFLGCLSTVSTFVAEIYAMRSSGQIGRAFVYATATFMLSFMLGTLVYSVPVWVKHYQ, from the exons ATGATGGACGACTCTTCAACCAGGCGCCATGTTTCTGAGGGGAATCACCTAGGTTATGTAAGAAGCGAATCCATGGATTCTACTGGTCATCCTTCAGCTGCTAGGTCCTGTTCAGGGCTAAGTAGGAGAAGCAGCAGGCACAGTTCAAGGGGGTCCATCAGCATGTCCCGCGAGATGGGTGACTCGATACTGAGCTCAATGAGGCATTCTCTTCAGTCAGCAGACCAATTGCTAGGTGATACCGATAGCTCAGTTTTGGCTCAGGTCATTGACAGCGGTGACCGAGTGCTAGTGTTGGAAGACTATGCCAATGAAGATACTGCAAATATCTTGGACCAACATAAGATTGGTCCTCTCCCAGATGATACTGCGAAACAAATCTGTGGTAACAGTTCACATGGCACAGGTTTGCCAGTACCTGAAACTTCGGTGGATCCAAAGCATGCGAGTTCATCAATCAAG GTTGAACAGTATACACTTTCTCGGAGGCTTGATTATGCTTCTTATTTGATCCATTTAGCCACCTTTGGATTTTTTGGG GTATTTACGAGGTATGGTCTCCAAAAGCTGTTTGGCCCAGGATGCCTGGAACTCACCTCAAACCAAAGCCCACTGTACCTTGATCTTCCATCAAACATG TTAGGATCTTTCCTGATGGCCTGGTTTGGGATCATTTTCAAGACTGATATTCGGCACATATCTGATCATCTTATTGTTGGAATCACAACCGGTTACATGGGATGCCTCACCACCTTCAGTGGGTGGAACCAGGCAATGATTAGCATGTCTTCCAAAGGTCACTGGGCATATGCTATAGCTGGCATATTATTAG GAATTTTCATTGTCAATGAGTCCATTAGGGTGGGTGCCGAAACAGGTGAGCGCCTGCGAAGCTGTATCCTGAAATGCATCAAGGAAAATAGTTCAATAGGAAGCAAATGTGTCTGGGAGAACTTGAGAGTGGACACCAGGACTAAACACTATGTGATTATAGTAGTTATGATgattttgctttctttcttaTGGGTTCTGAGCATCGTGTTGGCCGCAATAAAGTTGGGTAGTCTTACTGACGGTGCTGTACTCTGGTTGGGGTGCTCAGTCGCGCCTCCGGGTGTTTGGTTACGGTGGTACTTGGCAAGGCTCAACGGCCAGGGAATTGGCAAACAGAGATCCCTCAAATGGCTACCCATTGGGACACTTGCAGCTAATGTTCTTGCTGCAGGCATCATGGCGGCGCTTGCTGTGACTGACAAAGCG GTAAATACAAAGCAATCAACAGCTGTTCTTAATGGTATACAGTTCGGTTTCCTCGGTTGCTTGAGCACAGTGTCTACTTTTGTTGCCGAAATCTATGCCATGAGAAGCAGCGGACAGATTGGTAGAGCCTTTGTATATGCCACGGCGACCTTCATGCTCTCTTTCATGCTGGGAACTCTGGTATACTCAGTGCCAGTGTGGGTCAAGCATTACCAATAG